GCTGGGGGTCGACGTGAACAGGGGCGAGCCGGGGTCGCGGTAGCGGTCCTGGTAGCTGCGGTCCACCAGAAGGCGCGGCGCCGTGCCCGGGGCCGAGGGGTTGATGGCGTAGCGCCGCTCCCACCGCGTGTTCCACCACTCGGAGGTGACGATGGCCAGGTCCGGCCGCCCCCACCAGATGCCGCCGTACCGGTGCTCCAGGTCCATGATGCGCGTGGGCTGGGCCGTGAACGGCGCGTCGAGCGAGAGCACCCGGTCGCGCACCGCCGCCTGCCGCCGCGGATCGCCGCCGTCCTGCGCCTCGGCCCACACCAGCGTGGCGGGCGCGTCGGACCGCCACTCCACGCTGCGCGGGCCCACGGGCACCGCGTCGAACGACGAGGGCAGGTCGTCGGTCAGGGGGATGTCGGCGACCAGCTTCACCTGGCGCCCCGACATGTCCCACACCGCCGTCTCCATGGGAAAGTTGGAGGCGGGAACGATGTAGCTGAAGGGCCGCTTCGCGCGGCGCACCAGCAGAAAGCGCCCGTCGGGCGAGGGGCTGAAGTTGAAGAAGATCCCCGGCTGCCCCACGTCGGTCGGGGCGCCGCCCGCCACGGAAACGCGGCTGAGCTGCGCGGTGAAGTAGTACTCGAACAGCCGCTCGTCGGATGGGTTCTGCAGCAGGTCCTGGTAGGTGCGCACCGGCGCCGTTCGCCCGGCGTTCTCCTGCACGATGGGCGCGCTGGGCACCTCCGACGCGCGCGGCGGCTCGCCCCGGGTGGGCACCACGCGGGCCACGATGAGCCCCGAGTTGTCGGGAAGCCAGCGGAAGGGCGAGCCGATGGTGGCGTTCAGCTCGGCGCCCGTCAGCCGGCGCGCCTGGCCGCTGGCCACCTCGGCCACCCACAGCTCCAGCCCGTTGCCCACCACGTTCACGAACGCCAGCGAGCGCCCGTCCGGCGACCACTGGGGATAGGCAACGCGCGCCCCCGCCGGCAGCTGCACGGCGCGCGAGCGTCCCGTCGCCAGGTCCTGGAAGGTGATGCTGGTGCTGTACGACGCGCGGGTGGCGCTGATGCCGTTGGTGCGCGGGCTGATGCGGAAGCCGCCCAGCCGCAGCTCCGGCTCGGCCATGGTGGCGATGCTGGGCAGCCCCTCGCGCCCCAGCAGCACCAGCGTCTGCCGGTCGCGCCCCACGAGTACGGTGGGCGTGGGCTGCGCGTCGATGATGGCCGGGATGGGGGCGGGCGGCGTCAGGTAGCCGTCCTGCGCGGCCGCGGGCGCCGCGAAGGCGGCCACCGTGGCGGCCAGCGCCAGGGGCCGCCGGAGGAGAGTGGGTTTCATCGGGCACGTCGGGGCACGGGGCACGCCGGGCCGCCCCCGGAAAAGGAGGCGGCGCTGGAACGAACGTCCAGCCAATCTGCGCCGATGCCCGCCGGTGCGAAAGGCCGTTCGTGGGGGCCCGTCCGGCATGGATCGTGAAAGGTGGGGCAGGCTCAACCCGACCTTAGGAGAGACGCCATGGCAGGCAAGCGACCCGACCAGTACAACATCGACCCGCGCGAAGCGGGCGCCACCGACTACAAGACCCTGCCCCAGGTAGGCCACGGCCAGGGATCGCAGGACGAGACCACGTCGGGCGACAAGCACGCGATGGCGCAGCAGGCCGCCTCGTCCGGCATTCCGTTCAACCCCGCGCACCCGGCGCCCTCGGTTCACGCGCGCGCCGGCCGCCCCGTGGGCGAGGATAGCGACGTGGCGGAAGAGGGCAAGGAGCGCGAGGCGCGCGGCAACACCGACCCGCGCGACGAGGGAGTCGGCGCATGACCACGGAGCGGACGGCCGGCCCCGGCCCGCGCAAGGAGATCGGCGGGCCGGAGAACTCGCAGGTGCACCCGCCCCACGTGACGGAGAACGATCGTGGCGCGCAGGTGCAGGGTTCCACGCAGGCGCCCAACGAGGTGCCCGCGCTGCCGGCCAACGCGCACGGCCAGGACGTCGTTCCGCCCACCGCCGGCGCCGACTACATCGACGACGAGAGCATGTACGAAAAGCGCCCGGCCGAGGACAAGAACCACCACCCGGACGACGACATGCCCTGACGGGAGCGGCGCGAACCGGTCTGGCGCTCTCCGCGGCGCCAGGCCACTCGTTGGATGGGGGCCAGACAGGCATGCGCCGGTCTGGCCTCTTTCACGCGGGGGACTGACGGGGGACCCCGAATGGGGTATCTTCCGCGTCTTCCCCGAGGGTGCCCCGGGCTCCGCTGGGGCGACTGAAGTCGCGGCAACGACGGCCCGAAGTCCGCCTTCGCGGACTGCCTCCCCCGGCCGCGCCGGCACGCGTCCATCCTCTCACACACAGCGTGGGCGAGGGAAGTTCACTTCGGGGCTTGGGTGCGCGGAGGCGGGGCTCGGCGCGTCCGCGGCCGCCCCCCATCCCCAGCCCTTCCCCCGCAAACTGCGCGGGGGAAGGGAGCCAGGCCGGCGCGCTCCGGCGAGTGCCATCCAACGTCAGGGTCGCGCGGGCCGGAGCGGGCCTGTGCAAGGCACCTCGCAGCCGCACCGAGTTAGCTCCTCTCCCCCGTGCAGTTTACGGGGGAGAGGTTGGGAGAGGGGGGCGGCCAGGGGCATGCGCCGGCCCAACCGAAGCGCACCAGCCCGAAGCCCCCGCTCGAAGTTCCCCCCTCTCCCGGCGCAGTTTGCCGGGGGAGGGGCCGGGGGAGGGGGCTCCCGCGGCATGCGCCGACCCCAGCCTCACCCCGCCCGAAGTTCCCCCCCTCTCCGCACAGCAGTACCGTGCGGGGAGGGGGCCGGGGGGTGGGGCGGGCTGGGGGAGGGGGGAACCCCGTCCGCATCGTAAACCTGTTCGTCCAGCCCCTTCGCGATCGCCCGCACCCCGCCTTGATCATCGCCCCAAACACCTGCCGCAATCGCCCGCGGTACACACTTTGCCAGCGCAAACAAACCCCTTGACCCACAAGATGTAGGGGTGTATCCTCTGACTCACGCTAGATGTGGTGTCGCACGGGTCTGGTGAACGGCCCGTCCGGAGTCGCGTCCAAAGCCCTTGAAGTAGCTCGTGTTCGCCGCCATCTGACCACCGCCAACGCAGCCCAGGAGTGCCACGAATGACCCCTCCCTCCGCCGCCCCCACCACCGCGGGCATCGACCTGCCCCGCGCCGAACTGTCCGACAACGCGCGCATC
Above is a window of Longimicrobium sp. DNA encoding:
- a CDS encoding TolB family protein; translation: MKPTLLRRPLALAATVAAFAAPAAAQDGYLTPPAPIPAIIDAQPTPTVLVGRDRQTLVLLGREGLPSIATMAEPELRLGGFRISPRTNGISATRASYSTSITFQDLATGRSRAVQLPAGARVAYPQWSPDGRSLAFVNVVGNGLELWVAEVASGQARRLTGAELNATIGSPFRWLPDNSGLIVARVVPTRGEPPRASEVPSAPIVQENAGRTAPVRTYQDLLQNPSDERLFEYYFTAQLSRVSVAGGAPTDVGQPGIFFNFSPSPDGRFLLVRRAKRPFSYIVPASNFPMETAVWDMSGRQVKLVADIPLTDDLPSSFDAVPVGPRSVEWRSDAPATLVWAEAQDGGDPRRQAAVRDRVLSLDAPFTAQPTRIMDLEHRYGGIWWGRPDLAIVTSEWWNTRWERRYAINPSAPGTAPRLLVDRSYQDRYRDPGSPLFTSTPS